A genomic window from Salvia miltiorrhiza cultivar Shanhuang (shh) chromosome 5, IMPLAD_Smil_shh, whole genome shotgun sequence includes:
- the LOC131024181 gene encoding dehydration-responsive element-binding protein 1D-like — MHIMQDSTIRQRKQMFASDNHLPRVHSTSENEVILASDNPKKRAGRKKFRETRHPVYRGVRRRSSGKWVCEVREPNKKSRIWLGTFPTVDMAARAHDVAALALRGRSACLNFADSAWRLPVPTSTDAKDIRRAAVQAAEAFRPESPEIVWFVDEEEVFGMHGLLTNMAEGMMLPPPHYYADDVEVSADVSLWSFLS, encoded by the coding sequence aTGCATATAATGCAAGATTCTACTATTCGGCAAAGAAAGCAGATGTTCGCCTCAGACAATCATCTTCCACGTGTGCATTCCACGTCGGAAAACGAAGTGATTCTTGCTTCCGACAATCCGAAGAAGCGGGCGGGGAGGAAGAAGTTCCGGGAGACGCGCCACCCTGTCTACCGCGGCGTGCGGCGGCGGAGCTCCGGAAAATGGGTGTGCGAGGTGAGGGAGCCCAACAAGAAGTCCAGGATATGGCTGGGGACCTTCCCCACCGTCGACATGGCGGCGCGCGCGCACGACGTCGCGGCGCTGGCGCTGCGGGGGCGGTCCGCGTGCCTCAACTTCGCCGACTCCGCGTGGCGGCTGCCCGTCCCAACGTCCACGGACGCCAAGGACATCAGGAGGGCGGCAGTCCAGGCAGCGGAGGCTTTCCGGCCAGAGTCGCCGGAAATTGTGTGGTTTGTGGACGAGGAGGAAGTGTTTGGGATGCATGGCTTGCTGACCAATATGGCGGAGGGGATGATGCTGCCGCCACCTCACTACTACGCTGATGACGTGGAAGTTTCTGCTGACGTGTCGTTATGGAGCTTTTTAAGTTGA
- the LOC131024182 gene encoding ethylene-responsive transcription factor ERF025-like, whose translation MAAEDGSLPPPASPRSGRHPSYRGIRCRSGKWVSEIRKPRQTARIWLGTYPTPEMAAAAYDVAALALRGPEAMINFPGLAPTYPMPASFSDDDIRAAAAASASAIAPRNAGPGRQAQPPAGEASSSSSQAHDFVDEEALFGMPKLLDDMAHGMLVSPPRMKPAAESPEDYSKNDSLWKYP comes from the coding sequence ATGGCTGCTGAAGACGGCTCCCTCCCGCCGCCCGCCTCGCCGAGGTCAGGCCGTCATCCCAGCTACCGCGGAATCCGGTGCCGGAGCGGGAAATGGGTGTCGGAGATCCGGAAGCCGCGTCAGACAGCGCGCATTTGGCTAGGCACGTACCCCACCCCCGAGATGGCAGCGGCTGCCTATGACGTGGCGGCGCTGGCCCTCAGAGGCCCCGAAGCCATGATCAACTTCCCCGGCCTCGCTCCCACGTATCCCATGCCGGCCTCATTCTCCGACGACGACATAAGGGCGGCCGCCGCAGCCTCCGCCTCAGCCATCGCGCCACGGAATGCCGGCCCCGGACGTCAGGCGCAGCCCCCGGCTGGCGAGGCGTCGTCGTCGAGCAGTCAGGCGCATGACTTCGTCGACGAGGAAGCGCTGTTTGGAATGCCGAAGCTTTTGGACGACATGGCGCACGGCATGCTGGTCAGCCCGCCGCGGATGAAGCCCGCAGCGGAGTCGCCGGAGGATTACTCCAAAAACGACAGTCTTTGGAAATATCCTtga
- the LOC131024183 gene encoding uncharacterized protein LOC131024183 isoform X2 translates to MGINPSPMFECQKRWLELLLGLRADPIKYCTCKIQDYKAPHCEQDEDVNLDDVDAECIQQQSDIHNSIVMKLVKKVAHRGSTAPDSIAKRFDQKSYTYVSM, encoded by the exons ATG GGAATAAACCCATCGCCTATGTTTGAGTGTCAAAAAAGGTGGTTAGAATTATTATTGGGTTTACGTGCAGATCCTATCAAGTATTGCACTTGCAAAATTCAAGATTATAAGGCACCTCATTGTGAACAGGATGAGGATGTAAACCTTGATGACGTTGATGCTGAATGTATTCAGCAACAATCAG ATATTCATAATAGTATTGTCATGAAGCTGGTTAAGAAAGTTGCCCATAGAGGATCTACAGCTCCAGATAGTATTGCGAAAAGATTTGATCAAAAAAGTTATACTTATGTTTCAATGTAA
- the LOC131024183 gene encoding uncharacterized protein LOC131024183 isoform X1: MFHWLQGINPSPMFECQKRWLELLLGLRADPIKYCTCKIQDYKAPHCEQDEDVNLDDVDAECIQQQSDIHNSIVMKLVKKVAHRGSTAPDSIAKRFDQKSYTYVSM; encoded by the exons ATG TTTCATTGGTTGCAGGGAATAAACCCATCGCCTATGTTTGAGTGTCAAAAAAGGTGGTTAGAATTATTATTGGGTTTACGTGCAGATCCTATCAAGTATTGCACTTGCAAAATTCAAGATTATAAGGCACCTCATTGTGAACAGGATGAGGATGTAAACCTTGATGACGTTGATGCTGAATGTATTCAGCAACAATCAG ATATTCATAATAGTATTGTCATGAAGCTGGTTAAGAAAGTTGCCCATAGAGGATCTACAGCTCCAGATAGTATTGCGAAAAGATTTGATCAAAAAAGTTATACTTATGTTTCAATGTAA